In a genomic window of Allomeiothermus silvanus DSM 9946:
- a CDS encoding N-acetylmuramic acid 6-phosphate etherase, producing the protein MSTESSSPRYKDLDTWEAGEILEALFDRQLSAVAAVRAARSAIEAAALAATQRLRHGGRLAYAGAGTSGRLAVQDGAELSPTYGWPQDRLVYLLAGGENALLHPVEGAEDDAEAGREAARALTALDVLVGVAASGRTPYTVAALEEARARGTLTIGIANNPDTPLLRVAQHPIFLDTGPEVVAGSTRMGAGTAQKVALNLFSTLTMIRLGRVYGNRMVEVALTNHKLWKRGVEILRELTGSEWGQAEAALRVADGRVSLAVLLLKGLGLEEARALLAETGSLRAALERWG; encoded by the coding sequence ATGAGTACCGAGTCATCCAGCCCACGCTACAAAGACCTCGACACCTGGGAAGCGGGAGAGATCCTCGAGGCCCTCTTCGACCGCCAACTCTCCGCCGTCGCTGCAGTACGAGCGGCGCGAAGCGCGATCGAAGCTGCCGCACTGGCCGCCACCCAGCGCCTGCGCCACGGCGGGCGGCTGGCCTACGCCGGAGCCGGAACCAGCGGACGGCTGGCGGTGCAGGATGGGGCCGAACTCTCCCCCACCTACGGTTGGCCCCAAGACCGCTTGGTCTACCTGCTGGCCGGAGGGGAAAACGCCCTACTGCACCCAGTGGAGGGTGCCGAGGACGACGCCGAGGCAGGCCGCGAAGCCGCCCGTGCACTTACCGCCCTAGACGTGTTGGTGGGGGTGGCCGCCAGCGGGCGTACCCCCTACACGGTGGCTGCCCTCGAGGAGGCACGCGCGAGGGGAACCCTGACCATCGGCATCGCCAACAACCCCGATACCCCCCTGCTGCGGGTCGCCCAGCACCCCATCTTCTTGGACACCGGCCCCGAAGTGGTCGCAGGCTCGACCCGGATGGGCGCTGGGACCGCGCAGAAGGTGGCACTCAACTTGTTCTCTACCCTCACCATGATTCGGCTGGGCCGGGTGTACGGCAACCGCATGGTAGAGGTCGCGCTCACCAACCACAAGCTCTGGAAGCGAGGAGTGGAGATCCTCCGGGAGCTTACCGGGAGCGAGTGGGGCCAGGCTGAGGCCGCCTTGAGGGTCGCGGATGGCCGGGTGAGCCTGGCAGTGTTGCTGCTGAAAGGGCTGGGGCTCGAGGAAGCTCGAGCCCTCCTTGCTGAAACAGGCAGCCTAAGGGCCGCGCTCGAGCGGTGGGGCTAG
- a CDS encoding ABC transporter substrate-binding protein, which produces MTIRKALWLLGFMAMGLASAQPKVVSGYENGKPGGTLTMALSSAPQTMFYYGAIDSAIQTLANQMFDGLIEYNYKTYQIEPALAASWTITGESKVYTFKLRKGVKWSDGRDLTADDVVFTYTQIVANPEAKGGDAGNFAGVKIEKVDAGTVRFTLPKPAPAFIHYMRLPIMPKHKLLPFSQEGGKKPGDINNAWPTNVDPDEVVGTGPFKLQSYTPGQKVTLVKNPNYWKRDADGTPLPYLDRLEFLIIPDSQAQVAQFLAGNLGQLNITGTDFPTLKQREVQGAPIKVVQFRALFGSPPHLAFNYDDKNPELAALFRKTEFRRAIQSAVNRKRIIDDVYNGLAELPGNGVAPVSEWYYDTTKLLGTYDLAAANAALDKLGLKKGADGIRLLPSGKPLEFTLTYGSNSSTFTAIATIIQNDLKAIGVKANLQGVLAANLLSTGRGKDWDAIILGFGDQPDPELRTPIWKPGGDLYYWHQSTQPTTPGGQPQFSNFLPWEKEIYDLWEKAASTTNFTQRKALYDRWQAIFAREAMVIMIAKANAVGAVSTKYGNYIYSLGVIPGYNPVPIMYQK; this is translated from the coding sequence ATGACGATACGAAAGGCTTTATGGCTGCTAGGTTTTATGGCGATGGGCTTGGCCAGTGCCCAGCCTAAAGTGGTCTCGGGCTACGAGAACGGTAAGCCGGGGGGCACCCTGACCATGGCCCTCTCGAGCGCCCCCCAGACCATGTTCTACTACGGAGCTATTGACTCGGCGATCCAAACCTTGGCCAACCAGATGTTCGACGGGCTGATCGAATATAACTACAAGACCTACCAGATCGAGCCTGCCCTGGCTGCCTCCTGGACTATCACCGGGGAGAGCAAGGTCTACACCTTCAAGCTGCGCAAAGGGGTGAAGTGGTCAGATGGGCGTGACCTCACCGCCGATGACGTGGTGTTCACCTACACCCAGATCGTAGCTAACCCGGAGGCCAAAGGCGGCGATGCTGGAAACTTCGCCGGCGTAAAGATCGAGAAGGTGGACGCGGGCACGGTGCGTTTTACCCTGCCCAAACCGGCTCCAGCCTTCATCCATTACATGCGCCTGCCGATCATGCCCAAGCATAAGCTGCTCCCCTTTAGCCAAGAGGGCGGCAAAAAACCCGGCGACATCAATAACGCCTGGCCGACCAACGTGGACCCCGACGAAGTGGTAGGGACCGGCCCCTTCAAGCTGCAAAGCTATACGCCTGGGCAGAAAGTAACCCTGGTCAAAAACCCTAACTACTGGAAGCGCGACGCCGACGGAACTCCCTTGCCGTATTTGGACCGGCTCGAGTTTTTGATCATCCCCGACTCGCAGGCCCAAGTGGCCCAGTTCTTGGCTGGTAACCTCGGGCAGCTCAACATCACCGGGACCGATTTCCCCACCCTCAAACAGCGCGAGGTGCAGGGGGCTCCTATCAAGGTGGTACAGTTCCGCGCCCTCTTTGGCTCACCGCCGCACCTGGCCTTCAACTACGACGACAAGAACCCCGAACTGGCCGCACTCTTCCGCAAGACCGAGTTCCGTCGGGCGATCCAGTCGGCAGTCAACCGCAAGCGTATCATCGACGACGTGTATAACGGCTTGGCCGAGCTTCCCGGCAACGGCGTGGCTCCGGTGAGCGAATGGTACTACGACACCACCAAACTCCTCGGCACTTACGACCTAGCCGCTGCTAACGCCGCTCTCGACAAGCTGGGCTTGAAGAAAGGGGCGGACGGCATCCGGCTTTTGCCCAGCGGAAAACCGCTGGAGTTTACCCTCACCTACGGCTCGAACAGCTCGACTTTCACGGCTATCGCCACCATCATCCAAAACGACCTCAAGGCTATCGGCGTAAAGGCCAACCTCCAAGGCGTTCTCGCGGCCAACCTGCTTTCTACCGGGCGCGGCAAAGACTGGGACGCGATCATCCTGGGCTTTGGCGACCAGCCCGACCCCGAGCTACGCACCCCCATTTGGAAGCCCGGCGGCGACCTCTACTACTGGCATCAGTCCACCCAGCCCACCACCCCAGGCGGCCAGCCCCAGTTCAGCAACTTCCTACCCTGGGAGAAAGAGATCTACGATTTGTGGGAGAAAGCCGCCAGCACCACTAACTTTACCCAGCGCAAAGCCCTCTACGACCGCTGGCAGGCCATCTTCGCCCGCGAGGCCATGGTCATCATGATCGCCAAAGCCAACGCGGTGGGCGCAGTAAGTACCAAGTACGGCAACTATATCTACAGCCTGGGCGTGATTCCTGGCTATAACCCAGTGCCCATCATGTACCAGAAGTAG
- a CDS encoding ABC transporter permease encodes MWSFVFRRFLVAIPTLLLISVLIFGVIQLQPGGFLENMLDDPRVSRETVETIRKQYGLDQPVWVQYLNWLGRFAQGDFGYSFLNNRPVAGLIWERLGWTVFLALLTILTTWVVAIPLGIYTALRRHGLGATVANLIGYFGLATPDFLVALLLIFAVLSSGGTNVGGLFSPQYIDAPWSWEKFKDMLAHLWIPLIVIGLDGTASIMRQMRANMLDVLTQDYIRTARSKGLAERVVLWKHAVRNAINPLISIAGLSLPNLISSTIIASIVLNLPTIGPFLYQSLLDKDQYVVMALLMLSAILLMIGNLLADLALAWADPRIRYE; translated from the coding sequence ATGTGGAGCTTCGTTTTCCGGCGCTTTTTGGTAGCGATCCCTACCCTACTCCTGATCTCGGTGTTGATCTTTGGCGTGATCCAGCTCCAGCCGGGAGGGTTCTTGGAGAACATGCTGGATGACCCTAGGGTCTCCCGCGAAACCGTCGAGACCATCCGCAAGCAGTACGGCCTCGACCAGCCGGTGTGGGTACAGTATCTGAACTGGCTGGGGAGGTTCGCGCAAGGCGACTTCGGCTACTCTTTCCTCAACAACCGCCCGGTAGCCGGGCTTATTTGGGAACGCCTGGGCTGGACGGTATTTCTGGCCCTCCTCACCATCCTGACCACCTGGGTGGTGGCCATCCCGCTCGGGATCTACACTGCACTCCGGCGGCACGGCCTGGGAGCGACAGTAGCGAATCTCATCGGCTACTTCGGGCTGGCCACCCCGGACTTCCTGGTAGCTTTGCTGCTCATCTTCGCGGTGCTCTCGAGCGGGGGAACCAACGTGGGTGGTCTCTTCAGCCCGCAGTACATCGATGCCCCCTGGAGCTGGGAAAAGTTCAAGGACATGCTGGCCCACCTGTGGATTCCCCTCATTGTGATCGGGCTGGACGGCACCGCCAGCATCATGCGGCAGATGCGGGCCAACATGTTGGACGTGCTAACCCAGGACTATATCCGTACCGCCCGCTCCAAAGGCCTGGCCGAGCGGGTAGTGCTGTGGAAACACGCGGTCAGGAACGCCATCAACCCCCTTATCAGCATCGCCGGGCTGTCGCTACCCAACCTCATCAGCAGCACCATCATCGCTAGCATCGTGCTTAACCTGCCCACCATTGGGCCGTTTCTCTATCAATCCCTACTCGACAAGGACCAGTACGTAGTGATGGCGCTGCTGATGCTCTCGGCGATCTTGCTGATGATCGGCAACCTGCTGGCCGACTTGGCGTTGGCCTGGGCCGACCCGAGGATTCGCTATGAGTAG
- a CDS encoding ABC transporter permease, with protein MSRRTPRIDRNSPLYLAWRRFLKNKPGVISAGVLAILYLVALFAGFLAPYNLTTQHPDAVYQPPQRVHIFREGRLVRPFVYQLVKKRDPVTFIASYQEDTTRPTPIRFFIRQGDPYSFFGIKTNLHLFGVSEGYFFPLGTDQFGRDLLSRMLVGSQVSLTVGVIGVAISFAIGILLGGISGYFGGWIDTVIQRTTEVLLSIPRLPILMALSTVIPASWPSTYVYLGIIAVLSFIGWAGLARVVRGQVLAAREIDYVTAARAIGAPNLRIILRHITPNLTSYLIVTATLALPGYIIGESALSFLGLGIKEPMASWGLLLKDAQNFQALSLYPWLLAPGVLIFVSVLAYNFFGDALRDAADVRSID; from the coding sequence ATGAGTAGGCGCACACCCCGCATCGACCGCAACAGCCCGCTGTATCTGGCCTGGCGGCGCTTCCTCAAGAACAAACCGGGGGTAATAAGTGCCGGGGTACTGGCGATCCTCTACCTCGTTGCCCTGTTCGCGGGGTTCTTAGCCCCTTACAACCTCACCACCCAACACCCCGATGCCGTATACCAGCCGCCCCAACGGGTCCATATCTTCCGTGAAGGGCGATTGGTGCGGCCTTTTGTATACCAACTGGTGAAAAAGCGCGACCCGGTAACTTTCATTGCCTCCTACCAAGAAGACACCACCCGCCCCACTCCCATTCGCTTCTTCATCCGCCAAGGCGATCCATATAGCTTTTTTGGGATCAAGACCAACCTGCACCTTTTTGGGGTGAGTGAGGGGTACTTTTTTCCGCTGGGCACCGATCAGTTCGGGCGGGATCTGCTCTCGAGGATGCTCGTCGGCTCGCAAGTCTCGCTCACCGTAGGCGTGATCGGGGTAGCCATCTCCTTCGCCATCGGCATCCTGCTGGGAGGAATCTCCGGCTACTTCGGCGGCTGGATCGATACCGTAATCCAGCGTACCACCGAAGTTCTGCTCTCGATCCCCCGCCTACCGATCCTGATGGCCCTCTCTACGGTCATCCCGGCCTCTTGGCCCAGCACCTATGTGTATCTGGGCATCATCGCGGTGCTCTCCTTCATCGGCTGGGCGGGTCTAGCGCGGGTGGTGCGGGGGCAGGTGCTGGCCGCCCGAGAGATAGACTACGTGACCGCCGCACGGGCCATCGGCGCCCCCAACCTGCGGATCATCCTCAGGCATATCACCCCCAACCTCACCTCCTACCTCATCGTGACCGCTACGCTGGCCCTACCTGGGTACATCATCGGCGAATCGGCGCTTTCGTTCCTCGGCCTGGGCATCAAGGAGCCCATGGCGAGTTGGGGTCTGCTGCTCAAGGATGCGCAGAACTTCCAGGCTCTGTCTCTGTACCCCTGGCTGCTGGCACCGGGGGTCCTGATCTTCGTCTCGGTGCTGGCCTATAACTTCTTCGGCGACGCCCTGCGCGACGCAGCGGACGTGCGCAGCATAGATTGA
- a CDS encoding ABC transporter substrate-binding protein: protein MNRRKFLSQSALALGAGVLAPQMLSKVLAQSGTQANVPLSLFQEIGKKGGTLTLPLGASPQSFNYFSVIDNFAYTVLNNVLDRLMQLDPLTFELGGVLAESWSFSRDARTVTVKLRKGVKWSDGVPFTADDVIFTFTEVAANPNLRGNQAATLTVAGTPLKFEKVDDLTFRVTSIKPYGAVLQALTFSPILPRHKLAQFNPLQDPQGFSRAWSTNTDPKEIVGTGPFVIQNYTVDQKVALVRNPYSWRRDPQGNPLPYFDRLEYLIIRDPNLQVAQFQAGNLDQVPITGAQYPDLKRQEVAGAKIRVLKGTTIYTSPPHWGFNFDAKNPELAELFRDLTFRKAMQAALNRTRIIEDVYNGLASLPGHGVAPGTFWYYDTRAYLGKYDLQKAAGLLESLGLKRGPDGLRRLPSGKPLEFTLTYASDSIPISAIATILQNDLRQIGVKLNLQGIQQSTVLSTATSGNFESIIVAFGDQPDPQLRKDIWQPGGQLNYWHRSVWPDKGEQDPKFDQMFGWEKNIWEIFRQAEQLGDQTERKRLYDRWQLLFAQNLPVIMIVKPDAVAAGSTRLGNFFVRENRIIQSNFSMFER, encoded by the coding sequence ATGAACCGCAGGAAGTTTCTTTCCCAATCAGCGCTGGCTTTGGGGGCGGGGGTTCTGGCCCCTCAGATGCTCAGCAAAGTTCTGGCCCAGTCGGGAACCCAGGCCAACGTGCCCCTTTCCTTGTTCCAGGAAATCGGCAAGAAAGGCGGGACCCTGACCTTGCCCTTGGGGGCCAGCCCGCAGAGCTTCAACTATTTTTCGGTGATCGACAACTTTGCCTATACCGTGCTGAACAACGTACTCGACCGGCTAATGCAGCTCGATCCGCTCACCTTCGAACTGGGTGGGGTGCTGGCCGAGTCGTGGAGCTTTTCCCGCGACGCCCGCACGGTCACGGTGAAGCTGCGCAAGGGGGTGAAGTGGTCGGATGGTGTACCCTTCACCGCCGATGACGTCATCTTCACCTTTACGGAGGTCGCCGCGAATCCCAACCTGCGCGGGAACCAAGCGGCGACGCTGACGGTAGCTGGAACCCCCCTCAAATTCGAAAAGGTGGACGACCTGACCTTCCGGGTTACCTCCATCAAGCCCTACGGCGCGGTACTCCAGGCCCTGACCTTTTCGCCCATCCTGCCGCGGCACAAGCTCGCGCAGTTTAACCCCCTGCAAGATCCGCAAGGCTTCTCCCGGGCCTGGTCTACCAACACCGACCCTAAGGAAATCGTAGGCACCGGGCCTTTCGTGATCCAAAACTACACCGTAGACCAAAAGGTGGCCTTGGTGCGCAACCCCTACTCTTGGCGGCGCGACCCTCAGGGCAACCCGCTGCCCTATTTCGACCGCCTCGAGTACCTCATCATCCGCGACCCTAACTTGCAAGTAGCCCAGTTCCAAGCCGGGAACCTCGACCAGGTGCCGATCACCGGGGCCCAGTATCCCGACCTCAAACGCCAGGAGGTGGCGGGGGCCAAGATCCGGGTGCTCAAGGGCACTACTATCTACACTTCCCCGCCGCACTGGGGCTTTAACTTCGACGCCAAGAACCCCGAACTGGCCGAGCTATTCCGCGACCTCACCTTCCGCAAGGCTATGCAGGCTGCCCTCAACCGGACTCGCATCATCGAGGATGTATACAACGGCCTGGCTAGCCTGCCCGGGCACGGGGTGGCTCCGGGGACGTTCTGGTACTACGATACCCGTGCCTACTTGGGCAAGTATGACCTGCAGAAAGCAGCGGGTCTGCTCGAGAGCCTCGGCCTCAAGCGCGGCCCCGATGGCCTACGCCGCTTGCCCAGCGGAAAACCCCTGGAGTTCACCCTGACCTACGCCTCTGACTCCATTCCCATCTCAGCCATCGCCACCATCCTGCAAAACGACCTGCGCCAGATCGGGGTAAAGCTCAACCTGCAAGGCATCCAGCAAAGCACCGTACTCTCCACCGCCACCAGTGGCAACTTCGAGAGCATCATTGTGGCTTTTGGCGACCAGCCCGACCCCCAACTGCGCAAGGACATCTGGCAACCCGGTGGCCAGCTCAACTATTGGCACCGTTCGGTGTGGCCGGATAAGGGAGAGCAAGATCCCAAGTTCGACCAGATGTTCGGCTGGGAAAAAAATATCTGGGAGATCTTCCGCCAGGCTGAGCAGCTCGGCGACCAAACCGAGCGCAAGCGGCTGTATGACCGCTGGCAGCTCCTCTTCGCGCAGAACTTGCCGGTAATCATGATCGTCAAGCCTGATGCGGTAGCGGCGGGGAGCACCCGCTTGGGGAACTTCTTCGTGCGGGAAAACCGCATCATCCAGAGCAACTTCAGCATGTTCGAAAGGTAA
- a CDS encoding exo-beta-N-acetylmuramidase NamZ domain-containing protein: protein MTGLERLLCQPSPLQHAGRVGLLTHPAGVTRDLLPTAVALLRAGVRLERLYGPEHGIDGSGQAGEAPEIKTDRATGLPTHSLYHQSIPHIAERIGQVDTLLVDLQDVGVRFYTFVSTLAQVLEAARQAGVRVVVLDRPNPLGFRVEGPVLEPQFRSFVGALEVPVRHGLTIGECARLVDPTVEVIPCDPLETFGYGGLPWVPPSPNLPTLEATHFYVGMCLVEGTAASEGRGTTLPFQLFGAPTLDAVGLAQRLNSLDLGPVRFRPAYFTPALSKHAGRPCAGVQVHALEPLERTLPLGLAVVGALAEQSIELNPDWLQKLLGIPFDPELFVPERALERCLAWEEEARAYRAKLSRAWLYPRKAGFL, encoded by the coding sequence ATGACCGGCCTCGAGCGCCTCCTCTGCCAGCCCTCCCCCCTCCAGCATGCGGGGAGGGTCGGGCTACTGACCCACCCCGCTGGAGTGACCCGAGATCTCCTGCCTACCGCGGTGGCGCTGTTGCGAGCAGGGGTGCGGCTCGAGCGGCTCTATGGCCCTGAGCACGGCATCGACGGCTCCGGGCAGGCCGGAGAAGCCCCCGAGATCAAAACCGACCGAGCTACCGGGCTGCCCACCCACAGCCTCTACCATCAATCCATCCCCCACATCGCCGAGCGGATCGGTCAGGTAGACACCTTGCTGGTAGACCTGCAGGACGTGGGGGTTAGGTTTTACACTTTCGTCTCGACGCTGGCGCAAGTCTTGGAAGCCGCCCGGCAGGCGGGCGTTCGGGTGGTCGTGCTGGACCGGCCCAACCCGCTGGGTTTTCGGGTGGAAGGCCCGGTGCTCGAGCCGCAATTCCGCTCGTTCGTGGGGGCGCTCGAGGTCCCCGTCCGTCACGGCCTGACCATCGGGGAATGCGCTCGGCTAGTAGACCCCACCGTAGAGGTCATCCCCTGCGACCCCCTGGAGACCTTTGGTTACGGGGGTCTGCCCTGGGTTCCGCCCTCGCCCAACCTACCCACCCTCGAGGCCACCCACTTCTACGTGGGGATGTGCCTGGTCGAAGGCACGGCGGCCTCGGAGGGGCGCGGGACCACCCTGCCCTTTCAACTCTTCGGCGCCCCCACGCTCGACGCGGTAGGGCTCGCCCAACGCCTCAACAGCCTGGATCTCGGCCCGGTGCGCTTCCGCCCGGCCTACTTTACCCCCGCCCTCTCCAAACATGCGGGGCGACCCTGCGCTGGGGTCCAGGTCCATGCCCTCGAGCCCCTCGAACGCACCCTTCCCCTGGGCCTCGCGGTCGTGGGGGCCTTAGCCGAACAAAGCATCGAACTCAACCCGGACTGGCTGCAGAAGCTCCTGGGTATCCCCTTCGACCCGGAGTTGTTCGTCCCTGAAAGGGCGCTCGAGCGCTGCTTGGCCTGGGAAGAGGAAGCTCGAGCCTACCGGGCAAAGCTCTCGCGTGCCTGGCTCTATCCGCGAAAAGCAGGATTCCTCTGA
- a CDS encoding SpoIID/LytB domain-containing protein, producing the protein MWKAVLTLILLSLGMPMATPPPTPTGERIRVLLSYQFGNLGFSDLYFFPALELQSLHVDFVVRSGSDLGHLSYSFAELPRRTVRFTVKDGKLVVQNATRSFDLGAVAVLEPLLSEDDEKIRYKLLSTKRGAINPEYPGKLVLSIQEGKIAVVNDVSMESYLARVIPSEMPDTFHPEALKAQAVAARTYALARILAPPDQNRWKAYGADVDDSVNEQVYNNTPTVASTDAAVRATEGLVLLLGGVPITTNYFSTSPGFSANIEEVWPEKAPVPYLISRPQSDPVAAAPQNEAEWLAFFKNWNSTGFFDKESSLFRWKVTMSREELEAILSKSLPERLKAFPEYTQTLEGLAPDTPNFSIGTLRELRVTKRAAGGYVVGLEVVGSNGRWQIRRESQVRFLLRPSKAYSGKDADIVLERINGRKTANFSSLPSAAFSWEEERDTAGNILRLTIWGGGFGHGVGMSQFGADGLGKLGRSFEQILAHFYPGTELKKLR; encoded by the coding sequence ATGTGGAAAGCCGTACTGACGCTGATCCTGCTCTCGCTGGGGATGCCAATGGCCACCCCTCCCCCCACCCCCACCGGCGAGCGCATCCGGGTGCTGCTTTCTTACCAGTTCGGGAACCTGGGGTTTAGCGACCTGTACTTCTTCCCCGCGCTCGAGCTGCAATCTCTGCACGTCGACTTCGTGGTGCGAAGCGGCAGCGATCTGGGGCACTTGAGCTATTCCTTCGCCGAGCTTCCCCGGCGTACGGTGCGGTTTACGGTCAAGGACGGGAAGCTGGTGGTGCAAAACGCTACTCGCAGTTTCGACCTCGGAGCGGTGGCGGTGCTCGAGCCCCTACTCTCCGAGGACGACGAAAAAATTCGCTACAAGCTTCTCTCCACCAAACGCGGAGCCATCAACCCAGAATACCCTGGAAAGCTGGTGCTGAGCATTCAGGAAGGCAAGATCGCGGTGGTCAACGACGTCTCGATGGAGAGCTACCTGGCTCGAGTCATCCCCAGCGAGATGCCCGACACCTTTCACCCCGAAGCGCTCAAAGCCCAGGCCGTCGCGGCACGGACGTATGCCCTCGCCCGCATCTTGGCCCCACCCGACCAGAACCGCTGGAAAGCTTACGGGGCTGACGTGGACGACTCGGTGAACGAGCAGGTCTACAACAACACCCCCACCGTGGCCTCCACCGATGCCGCAGTAAGGGCTACTGAGGGGCTAGTGCTCCTGCTGGGCGGCGTTCCCATCACCACCAATTACTTCTCCACCAGCCCCGGGTTCAGCGCCAACATCGAAGAAGTTTGGCCAGAGAAAGCCCCGGTTCCCTATCTGATCTCGCGCCCCCAGAGCGATCCGGTGGCGGCAGCCCCGCAGAACGAAGCCGAATGGCTGGCTTTCTTCAAAAACTGGAACTCCACCGGATTTTTCGACAAAGAATCCTCGCTCTTCCGCTGGAAGGTCACGATGAGCCGGGAGGAACTCGAGGCCATCCTCAGCAAATCCCTCCCCGAACGCCTCAAGGCCTTCCCCGAGTACACTCAAACCCTCGAAGGACTCGCCCCTGACACCCCTAACTTCAGCATCGGCACCCTGCGCGAACTCCGGGTGACCAAGCGGGCGGCGGGGGGATACGTGGTGGGGCTGGAGGTCGTCGGGTCAAACGGGCGCTGGCAGATTCGGCGCGAATCACAGGTGCGCTTCCTGTTGCGGCCCAGCAAGGCTTACTCGGGAAAGGATGCGGACATCGTGCTCGAGCGAATCAACGGGCGTAAAACCGCCAACTTCTCCTCGTTGCCGAGCGCAGCTTTCTCCTGGGAAGAAGAACGCGACACCGCCGGAAATATACTGCGGCTGACGATCTGGGGCGGGGGGTTCGGGCACGGGGTGGGGATGAGCCAGTTCGGGGCGGACGGCCTGGGCAAGCTGGGGCGCAGCTTCGAGCAGATCTTGGCCCACTTTTATCCGGGAACCGAACTCAAAAAACTACGGTAG
- a CDS encoding N-acetylglucosamine kinase, protein MSARGEGKDGLFRVGVDAGGTKVRAVLARRLGGELQILGKGTAGSANPRQVGLAQAHAELRAAIEAAFGAAGIAPAPERCLVHIGSAGLATTEDVIAFESFEHPYARLEAQSDATLALAAYFAGHPGVLLIVGTGCIALARGLDGKLYRRMGWGFPLEVGGGAWLGLEALRLALGDLEGHRHTELARRLKAELESPRGVMEWIRGKSSGDYARFARWVFEVEDDRCRGLLEQWSGIAHRLVAELRVESGALQVGVWGGLREQLLGRLALVGYVEPKREPLEQALILADELAADVA, encoded by the coding sequence ATGAGTGCCCGTGGGGAGGGAAAGGATGGTCTGTTCCGGGTCGGTGTGGATGCAGGTGGAACAAAAGTTCGCGCGGTGCTGGCCCGGCGGCTGGGGGGTGAATTACAAATCCTCGGAAAAGGGACCGCGGGGAGCGCTAACCCCCGCCAGGTCGGGCTAGCCCAAGCTCACGCTGAGCTTCGCGCGGCCATCGAGGCGGCATTTGGGGCCGCTGGGATTGCGCCCGCTCCCGAGCGCTGCCTGGTCCACATCGGCTCGGCCGGTTTGGCGACCACCGAGGACGTGATCGCTTTCGAGAGCTTCGAGCACCCCTACGCCCGGCTCGAGGCCCAGAGCGACGCGACCCTGGCCCTTGCGGCTTACTTTGCGGGCCATCCGGGGGTGCTTTTGATCGTCGGGACTGGCTGTATCGCCCTAGCCCGGGGTTTGGACGGCAAACTCTACCGGCGGATGGGCTGGGGGTTCCCGCTCGAGGTAGGGGGTGGGGCCTGGCTCGGTCTGGAAGCCCTGCGGTTGGCGCTGGGGGACCTCGAGGGGCATCGGCACACCGAGCTGGCTCGGCGTCTAAAGGCCGAGCTAGAGAGCCCCCGCGGGGTGATGGAGTGGATTCGTGGCAAGAGTTCCGGCGACTACGCCCGCTTCGCCCGCTGGGTGTTCGAAGTGGAGGATGATCGCTGCCGGGGTTTGCTCGAGCAATGGTCGGGTATCGCGCACAGGCTCGTTGCCGAGCTGCGAGTGGAGTCGGGAGCGCTCCAGGTCGGGGTGTGGGGAGGCTTGAGGGAGCAGCTTTTGGGGCGGTTGGCGTTAGTGGGGTATGTCGAGCCAAAGAGGGAACCGCTCGAGCAGGCCCTGATCCTCGCTGATGAGCTTGCTGCTGATGTGGCTTAG